A single region of the Marinobacter salinus genome encodes:
- a CDS encoding methyl-accepting chemotaxis protein: MRANHPVTNRNVPVRSGANILSTTNPKGHITHINDEFIEISGFTKEELIGQPHNIIRHPDMPRAAYEEMWRRLRAGETWLGAVKNRCKNGDHYWVRAYAIPVTGKSGELVELQSIRSELSPEAESRAEKLYAKLRETQPTKGPVKPASLRRGPGLHTKLILTLGVILAIALVAQYSTDSPVIAASIWAVTFLVMAAAITGLTSPLRKCVRRARDVIDDSVAEKIFTGRVDDIGSLELVITQQSAELDAIVKRMDDVICKLHDGAEHTIARSNDAHSAVQEQSTATDTIAAASEEMSATSREVASNASGMLDQVRLANERVSSGQALTQETRHSMDALSKELSEASRAVGQLTEASKGVAEALSVIGDITEQTNLLALNASIEAARAGDAGRGFAVVADEVRSLALRTKTTTEQINTTLGRFHETVSNATESMQRCDNYAQKTVENAISSEDTLAELVTFIERISEACDGTSAAAEQQHNASSEISGKIVSINDLGDTAMGVVKEAQESMHELKRQIGEVAGLVYRLRERNST, encoded by the coding sequence GTGCGAGCGAACCACCCAGTTACCAATCGAAATGTGCCTGTCCGTTCGGGCGCAAACATCCTCTCGACCACCAATCCGAAAGGCCACATTACCCATATCAATGATGAATTCATTGAAATCAGCGGATTCACGAAAGAAGAGCTGATCGGGCAACCGCACAACATCATTCGCCATCCGGACATGCCCAGGGCGGCATATGAAGAGATGTGGCGCCGGCTTAGAGCAGGTGAGACCTGGCTTGGCGCGGTTAAAAACCGTTGCAAGAACGGGGATCATTACTGGGTTCGAGCCTATGCCATCCCGGTTACCGGAAAAAGTGGCGAACTCGTTGAACTGCAGTCCATTCGATCGGAGCTGTCTCCGGAAGCTGAATCGCGGGCAGAGAAGCTGTATGCCAAACTGCGTGAAACCCAGCCCACCAAAGGACCCGTAAAACCCGCGAGTCTTCGCAGAGGGCCTGGTCTGCATACAAAGCTAATCCTCACTCTCGGTGTCATCCTTGCTATCGCCCTGGTTGCCCAGTATTCCACGGACTCTCCCGTTATAGCTGCGTCAATCTGGGCAGTCACCTTCCTCGTTATGGCCGCAGCCATTACCGGTCTGACCAGTCCGCTGAGGAAGTGCGTCCGAAGAGCGCGGGACGTCATTGATGACAGTGTTGCTGAAAAGATTTTTACCGGAAGGGTCGATGACATCGGTAGCCTGGAACTGGTCATTACCCAGCAGAGCGCCGAACTTGACGCCATCGTCAAACGGATGGACGACGTCATCTGCAAGCTGCACGACGGCGCGGAGCATACGATTGCCAGAAGCAACGATGCGCATTCTGCCGTTCAGGAACAGTCCACTGCTACAGATACCATTGCCGCTGCCAGTGAAGAGATGTCGGCCACGTCGCGCGAGGTGGCCAGCAACGCGTCAGGGATGCTTGACCAGGTTCGCTTGGCAAATGAACGGGTTTCCAGCGGTCAGGCCCTGACTCAGGAAACACGGCATAGTATGGATGCGCTCTCAAAGGAGCTTTCTGAGGCGTCAAGAGCGGTCGGCCAGTTAACGGAAGCCAGTAAGGGGGTCGCGGAGGCGCTTAGCGTAATTGGAGATATCACAGAACAGACAAACCTGCTTGCACTGAATGCGTCCATTGAAGCAGCAAGGGCTGGCGATGCGGGTCGTGGCTTTGCAGTAGTTGCGGATGAAGTTCGCAGCCTTGCACTGAGAACAAAAACGACAACTGAACAGATCAACACAACGCTTGGACGTTTTCACGAGACCGTTTCAAACGCGACCGAGTCCATGCAGCGTTGCGACAACTATGCGCAAAAAACCGTTGAAAACGCCATCAGTTCAGAAGATACCCTCGCAGAACTGGTGACGTTTATCGAGCGGATTTCCGAGGCGTGCGATGGAACTTCAGCAGCCGCAGAGCAGCAGCATAATGCGTCCTCTGAAATATCCGGGAAGATCGTCAGTATAAATGACCTGGGTGACACCGCTATGGGGGTGGTCAAGGAAGCCCAGGAGTCCATGCACGAACTCAAAAGACAGATTGGCGAGGTCGCAGGTCTCGTTTATAGATTACGAGAGCGAAACAGCACCTGA
- a CDS encoding PAS domain-containing protein codes for MNAVRGNSAPDMWLVDADSFEKKSLRETLKELLGAQSDAAVPVVAMGKSISLEAAEDAIDAGVRRFLTKPATSRILADTCRELGIFNASLTRSLLVLEDRDTVYETLRRDLSEQPIQAIRATDTRSLLDLLINHDTDAVLLSHCPCETNFTDISALLRFFPGGSVRPIIFIAGEVPDSELKSCLVQGQAHIYCVDYPNLSRFLLELWSQQASRKAPGGRIYDILHEREQEHLALNHHAIVSKTNDKGQITEVNQRFCDISQYSEQELLGNNHRILKSHHHSPEFYQELWETISSGDVWRGEICNRAKDGSLYWVSSTIVPFLGNNKRPYQYIAIRKDITHVKKVEQDIALQSKLASLVSEVSAGILSGHWADVHETLSTALKPLSEFLGISHISIRIHRTDQVLAPWENVASDVCQSPTISISGVTECAAVPLQVDHQSLETTLWAHETELGSLTLCTKGGRLAEIFSEQGLINVLGNVISHSLVRWISEFHQERSRERLRRAQSFANIGTWEWNLENDELFWTERVPMLFGYPEGELETSFENFVAAIHPDDRAKVQLAIQASIDHDAPYQIEHRVIWPDRTVRWLLETGAIVRGTDGTAKQMLGVVEDITAMRETKQQLSRQTMLLNMLHDSLTAFVLEGKFSATLDSMLKSLLELTGSEFGFLAEVLFSAENSPFLRIQSITDISWGPESAEMYSRVGTDKFEFHDLDNALGACIREREIITIDESQSEGLFTGLPDGHPKIRTLLSVPIFIGSELVGTFALANRPSGYDSSIIEFLGPFMATYGVIINSQRMLDMEEVNRKSLVRAKLRADQANRAKSEFLSNMSHELRTPLNAIQGFGQLLQSDLKLNEDQQDSISEILSASTHLLALINEVLDLAKIESGKLELSLENVPVSLVVHNALILIKHSAEKRGLTVTTRGIEHLHVTADWTRLKQALLNLLSNAVKYNRLDGSILIEARLYQESWIDIQVSDTGHGIPESRIPDLFQPFNRLGAELSHIEGTGIGLSLTKQMVELMGGSIGVSSKVGKGSTFWIRLPAECRDTYTSASPTLCLSSSSDGIPDKLQENKRTILYIEDNPANLKLVERIIKRQPRFALVSAISASDGLRLAKNYSPDLILVDINLPDMDGYALLDQLKSVEKLSERPMLALTANAMRNDMQMGRSAGFDDYLTKPINIDELMNTLERYLG; via the coding sequence ATGAATGCTGTAAGGGGCAACAGCGCACCTGACATGTGGCTTGTTGATGCCGATAGCTTTGAGAAGAAATCCCTGAGAGAGACGCTAAAGGAACTGCTGGGTGCCCAGTCCGATGCAGCCGTCCCGGTCGTGGCAATGGGGAAATCGATTTCTCTGGAAGCGGCTGAGGATGCCATTGACGCAGGGGTACGCCGCTTCCTGACCAAACCTGCTACCTCACGGATACTGGCTGACACGTGCAGGGAGCTGGGTATTTTCAACGCCAGCTTGACCAGAAGCCTCCTGGTTCTGGAGGATCGCGATACCGTTTATGAAACACTCAGAAGGGATCTTTCAGAGCAGCCAATACAGGCAATACGTGCAACGGACACCAGGTCCCTCCTCGATCTGCTTATCAATCACGATACTGATGCGGTCTTACTAAGCCATTGCCCATGTGAAACAAATTTCACCGATATCTCTGCCCTATTGAGGTTTTTCCCGGGAGGCTCGGTCCGGCCGATTATCTTCATTGCGGGAGAAGTGCCCGATTCGGAGCTGAAGAGTTGCCTGGTCCAGGGGCAAGCACATATATATTGTGTGGACTACCCGAATTTGAGCCGTTTCCTGTTGGAGCTTTGGAGTCAACAAGCGTCGCGAAAAGCACCGGGCGGCCGGATCTACGATATCCTTCATGAACGGGAACAGGAACACCTTGCACTAAACCATCATGCCATTGTCAGCAAGACTAACGACAAGGGACAAATAACCGAAGTAAACCAGCGATTTTGCGATATCAGTCAGTACTCGGAACAGGAGCTACTCGGCAACAACCACCGGATACTCAAGTCTCACCATCATTCCCCTGAGTTTTACCAGGAACTCTGGGAAACCATATCGTCTGGCGACGTCTGGCGGGGCGAGATATGCAATCGTGCAAAAGACGGTTCGTTGTACTGGGTGTCGTCAACTATTGTGCCGTTCCTGGGTAACAATAAACGCCCATATCAATACATCGCCATTCGCAAAGACATTACACATGTGAAGAAAGTTGAACAGGATATAGCGCTGCAAAGCAAGCTGGCAAGCCTGGTCAGCGAGGTCAGCGCCGGGATTCTTTCTGGGCACTGGGCCGATGTTCATGAGACCCTCTCGACCGCTCTTAAACCGCTAAGCGAGTTTCTGGGTATCAGCCATATCTCCATTCGAATTCACAGAACTGACCAGGTTCTGGCGCCGTGGGAAAATGTCGCATCCGATGTCTGTCAATCTCCGACCATATCAATCTCAGGTGTAACTGAGTGTGCTGCAGTGCCTCTGCAAGTCGATCACCAAAGCCTTGAGACAACCCTCTGGGCACATGAAACGGAACTGGGCTCCCTCACCCTTTGCACCAAAGGCGGCAGACTCGCGGAAATTTTTTCTGAACAGGGCCTGATTAACGTGCTTGGCAATGTCATATCCCATTCCCTTGTTCGCTGGATATCGGAGTTCCACCAGGAACGCAGCCGGGAGCGTCTGCGCAGGGCGCAGTCTTTTGCAAACATCGGGACCTGGGAGTGGAATCTGGAAAACGACGAACTGTTCTGGACCGAGAGAGTCCCTATGCTGTTCGGGTATCCCGAGGGTGAGCTCGAAACCTCTTTTGAGAACTTCGTTGCGGCGATACATCCGGACGACAGGGCCAAGGTACAGCTTGCGATACAGGCATCCATCGATCATGACGCTCCTTATCAGATAGAGCACAGGGTTATCTGGCCTGATCGCACGGTGCGATGGTTGCTGGAAACCGGAGCGATCGTTCGTGGAACGGATGGCACTGCAAAGCAGATGTTGGGCGTGGTGGAAGATATTACCGCGATGCGCGAAACCAAGCAGCAGTTGTCACGCCAAACCATGCTCTTGAATATGCTCCATGACTCTCTTACCGCATTTGTTCTTGAAGGCAAGTTCAGTGCAACCCTTGACTCCATGCTAAAGAGCCTGCTTGAGCTTACCGGCAGTGAGTTTGGTTTCCTTGCAGAGGTTCTTTTCTCGGCTGAGAATTCGCCTTTCCTCAGAATACAGTCAATTACGGATATTTCGTGGGGGCCAGAATCCGCGGAAATGTACAGTCGTGTCGGCACGGATAAATTCGAGTTTCATGACCTCGACAACGCCCTTGGTGCGTGTATTCGCGAACGAGAAATCATCACCATTGATGAATCGCAGTCCGAGGGACTTTTTACCGGTCTTCCTGACGGGCACCCGAAGATCCGGACGCTCCTCAGTGTTCCTATTTTTATCGGTTCGGAGCTGGTTGGAACCTTTGCTCTTGCGAACCGACCTTCTGGTTATGACTCCTCAATCATCGAGTTTTTAGGGCCATTCATGGCAACTTACGGGGTCATAATCAATTCCCAGAGAATGCTGGACATGGAGGAGGTCAATCGGAAGAGCCTTGTCCGGGCAAAGCTGCGGGCAGACCAGGCTAACCGCGCTAAATCGGAATTCCTGTCCAACATGAGCCATGAGCTGCGCACGCCTCTGAACGCCATTCAGGGTTTTGGACAATTGCTGCAAAGCGACCTGAAATTAAATGAAGATCAGCAAGACAGCATCAGTGAGATTCTCTCCGCCAGTACGCATCTGCTTGCACTGATCAATGAGGTGCTTGATCTTGCCAAAATCGAATCCGGCAAGCTGGAGTTATCCCTTGAAAACGTGCCGGTCAGCTTAGTTGTTCATAATGCCTTGATATTGATTAAACATTCTGCCGAAAAACGAGGCCTTACTGTCACAACTCGCGGGATTGAACATCTTCATGTAACTGCTGACTGGACGCGTCTCAAGCAGGCCCTGCTGAACCTCCTTTCAAATGCAGTGAAGTATAACCGGTTGGATGGAAGTATTTTGATTGAGGCCAGGCTCTATCAGGAGTCCTGGATAGATATTCAAGTCTCAGACACCGGGCATGGCATTCCGGAATCCCGGATCCCCGATCTGTTCCAGCCATTCAACAGGCTGGGGGCGGAGCTTAGCCATATTGAAGGCACCGGGATTGGTCTGTCTCTTACGAAACAAATGGTCGAGCTTATGGGGGGGAGTATTGGTGTCTCCAGCAAGGTCGGAAAAGGCTCCACCTTCTGGATACGCTTGCCCGCTGAATGCCGTGACACATATACCAGCGCCTCGCCCACGCTTTGTTTAAGTTCCTCATCAGATGGCATTCCGGACAAACTTCAAGAAAACAAGAGGACGATACTCTACATCGAGGACAATCCAGCAAACCTGAAGCTGGTCGAGCGAATCATCAAACGACAGCCCCGATTTGCTCTGGTTTCCGCAATCAGCGCTTCTGACGGACTGAGACTGGCCAAAAATTATTCGCCGGATCTTATTCTGGTAGACATAAACCTGCC